A region of the Callithrix jacchus isolate 240 chromosome 5, calJac240_pri, whole genome shotgun sequence genome:
ACTTCATTTATTTGACAGTAAATCTGACATGTCaggcctgtattttcttttctaaccaaAAGAGGAGGTTTTCCCTAAGCCTTCTATGGACCAGCAGTCTTCACTGAAAACCTGTGAATGACATGGTCATGGAAGAAGGGACAGGAGCTTTTCCTGGAGGGGACCAGCAGTCTCTTTTGGATGTTGGATCAAGGATAAGTCAAGAGCTATGACCTTCAACTGAACTTCCTCAAGGCAAAGCCTTAGGTTGTACCTGTCCTGAGTCCAGGCAAAATGCCCACTTGTGACTATTAGACTGATTAcctatgctcatcatcactggctatgggaaagaatgaaaaataagaagCTGTGTCTCAGTTTCTACGTCTGGAAACAGTGGGATCATAGTGTTATAAGGGTTAAATGAATTGACAAATGAAAAGTTCTTTAAACAGCAGctagcacatagtaagttctCAGTAAGCTTAACAGTCATTATCTTCAGGAACTTCAGAAgaagcatggctagaaagtgctAGGAAGGGACTCAAAGTGTAAGACAATAACATTCTCATGATTTCTCCCAAACAGGCTCATGCTTCCAAATTGAGACATCTTGCAGTGGGCATCGTTTTCCAAGGAATGCCTTGTGTTGTGGAAAAGAAATGATGAGGAAtgcaagagagaagaaagaggtcCAAGGTATCTTGACAAGGATCAGCTATTGGGAGTGCTGCAGGCTTCAGAGGCATGTGGCTGATGTGGTCCAGGGACAGCAGCTTCTGAGTGATATCAGTGTCATAACTTGGCGGGACTTCAGTGACACCAGGCAGTTTGTCTGCTATTTTAATTTTGCAGATTACCTTCCCATATTTCAGCTTGATTACCTGCAGAACTTGAGTTTGGGAATGTTAAGCCAGCATTTCAGACCATCTGGATTTGGCTGttctgcccagctcagctttcttCCCAGAGAGTGGGTGGCTGTCcagcttctttctgtttctattttttggtgaTTCCCTGGCAGCAGCCATCTAAAGTGGATTCAATTCACATTTTCTTCTACTGGGGAATGAGAAACCTGTGGTCAGAAATAACTCCTGATGGAGGCTGGAAATGGGTCACTTGTGGTGAAAACAGATCTCCTGGCTTCCTACCTGGTCCCCCAAAAATACAGAACCGTTAGAGGGGCGTAAATCTGAAAACATGAACTCCCAGCTTTGTTCATTGTCTCAGATTCCCTCTGAGACTACACAATTAGAGGAAGAATTGAAGAGGACCTGAGAACCATTGTTTTCCCCCTGTCCTTTCACAGAAAAACTGAGACCCAAGGACAGAAACAAAATCCTTAGATCATGCAGAATTAATATCCCTGTTAGCAGGCCCAGGTGTCTCCATGCTCAGGTCCTGGATATATCCCACGAGACTTTTACTACAGTGTACTCTTTCATTCTGGGCCTCATCGCTCCCTTCCACAAGACAGAACCAGCTGATATTTGCTACCAGCCTTTCCCAAACTTGCTTTGAAGTTCTTGGAAGAAACATTCCATAAACTTATTTGCATAGTGTTTAGCAATGCAGCTGACATGCAGCAGAAACTCAATAAATAACGATGGCTACTTGTGTTGAATTTGTTCTCCAGGCCAGGAGCCACAGAATGTATGTGtgttatctaatttaatccttcTGATTGACTCTGAAGTAAATGCTTTTATGGTGCTTGTTATAAAGATAAGAGAACTGAGTCTTAGAGAAGCCAAGTATCTTACTCACAAGGTGCATGAACACACTCTAACTACACTGAGCATGCACCCATGTGCCTTTGTTTTCAGTACTACTTGCCTATTATTTCACATAATCCTCCTATGACAGGTGTCTTTAGCCCTACTTTACCAGAGAAATTAAGTGATTTGGGGGTGAACCACGGCTGGAGCAAATCCAGGAGATAGCATAGGGTCTTCTAGCCCCATCCCTACTCTAATGCATTGAACTAGAATCTTTGGGGAAGATAATTTAGAATCTGTGCTTTTAGGCGAGTCCCTGGTGATTTTAATACACAGCCAATTAGAAGCCATATATCTAGTTTAAGACCCTGTTTTGCGGTTGAGTAAACAGTGAGAAAACAGAAGTTTGCCAAAGTTATTTCACAAGGTGGCTGCACAGCAAAGCCAGAACCTGTTGATCACTCATGAGGCCCAGGTCCTGCATCACATAGCAGCTGCTATGTTGCTTTACCTAGGCCCCACTCACCTGCCTGGACCAGTGTAGTCATTCTCTTGGCTTCTGCAGCATCAGTGGTCAATAAGTCTCTGCTGAGTGCCTCTCTGTGGGTTGCTCTTGGCTGCAGACAGCTGCTTCCCTCAAGGTCACATCCCTATTTCTAGGGGTAATCCACATGCAATAATTGGTTGATGTAGGTATAGAAACTCCTGCTCCCTGTCTCCTGAATTGGGCCTGTTCAATTCTAAAGGGTCATTTCAGCTCCAGAATACCCCATAGGATGAGTCTGGGGGCATACAGGAACACCCCCTCAAAAGTTAAAGACTAATAATTTCATGTCTCCACCATTTAGAAAGAAGCACAGTGCCTACCTTCTAAGGTAGGTAGCTTACCTATACTTAGAAGGGAGGGCTACTCACATACACAGAAAGTTATCAGTTGTGACTGGGATGCGGAGCAGGAATGGGTTCTGCAGTGGGTTCAGGTTGTGCCATAAGAGATCCTATGGTTTGGGTCATAAACCAGGCAGATCCGATGGTATTAGAGTTAACTGGGATGGGAAAAGAGTCCCATTGGGCCTTGTGAAATCTATGGTTTAGTAGAAGAACCTGGGATTTTGGAGCAACGTCAGGCCATCTGAAGAGGAGAACTTgtatgttttggaaaaaaaaaaaaaagttcctggtGTGCTATTGAACCcttgcagagacagggagccTGACCATGGGAAATCAAATGATTTTGTAGCCAGAGTTTTGCATACTTTGCTCACCGTGAGCTGGGTTCAGTCAAACCCACCAAATGATAATGCCAGGTGTGCCCAGCAGCAATTTATTGTAAGATTGAGGCAGTGCATTGGGATTGGGCACATCAGTGCCAGGGAGCATTGCACAGTAAACGATATGAGCAGATGGCTCAGATCCCCATGTCATCCATACTGCATGCCACTCACTCACTTCACACACATGCCACTCACTTCACACACTTGACACACCACACATGCCACTGCCTGGGTGTCACTTATAACAAGCTGATTGAGGAAGAAAAAGGCTGAGCATGGTTCCAGATGGTTCAGCTCAGCATGTGGATACAAACGAAAAACAGATGCCGGTTGCTTTGCAGGCCAACTCAGGGATGGCCTTGAAAGGGAGAAGTGAGGGGAAATCCTCTCAATGGATAGAGTTTAAGCAGTTTTCTCAAACCAATCATCGACTTGTATATACAGAGAGGTGGCCTCAGGTTGAAATATGTATGGACTCATAGATGGTGTTGAATGGTCTGCATCATTGGTGAGGGACCTGGAAAGACAAAGGTAAAAAAATCTAGGGGAAACGGGTTCTGGAAGAGAGACATGTGGATGAACCTACGAGACAGGGCAGAGTATGTAAAGATGTGGTACTAATCCCATCAGGGAATGTGGACAAAAAGAATGACTAAGGTGACAAGATTACTCAGCCCACTGGCATCAGCCAGCTTCTGTTATTGGTCACCACAGTGCTGAGACAGTGAGAATATGAGCAAAATCATCATGGTAGCAGTTTAGATTACACATGGACTCTGTAACAAGGGCTCCTGCTCTCCGAGAATGATGTAGCTGAATGTCCAACCTTCCAGTAACATAGGTCAGTTGTTCATTCCCAGCTATGGCATCATACATCAGGGACACTAACCAGCCATTTGGTAGAAAGCACATGTTTGATTACATTGCACCTATTCTACTCTGAAAAGAGCAATGACTCATCTTAACTAGATTAGACACACTTTCTAGGTATAAGTTTGCCATTTCTGTTTCCAGTACCTTAGCCAGCACCATTATCTGACAGCTTTACTGGCATGAGATGCCACATAACATCGCTATAGACTGAAAGATATGCTACAGCAAATAAGGAGCAGCACTGGGTGTATGACCATGAGATCCATTGACCCTACTGTATACTTGTGTTATCCACAGGCTTCCAGGCTGATAGAGTAATGGAATGGCTTGCTGAAGGCATAGTTAAGACACCAAATTGGAAGAATATCCTACAAGGAAGAAATAGCATCCCCTAGGATTCAATATACACCCTAAGTCAGCCAATATATGATGCTGTATTTTCAACAGGTAAAATTCATAGATCTAGATATCAAAGGTGGAAGTAAAAGTTGCCCTACTTACCATCACTCCCAGTGACCCACTTTGGGGGATTTGTGCACATCAGGGCTATGTGGATTTAGAAATCCTGTTTCTCAGAGGAAGAATGCTTACCCCTTGGTTCCTAGAGGGAGTCTCACTAATCCTCAGCTGTGGCTGCACTCTTTCTCTTTAGACTTGCAGGCCAAGAAACTAACAGGCAAGGAGAGGAAGAGgtcaccatcctggccagggtAATGGACCTTAATCATCAGAAGGTGTGGAGCTACTTCTACTCAATAGGGGTAGATAATATGTTTGGCACCTGGGTGACCCATTTGGCTGTCTCCTGACCCAATTTTAATGGCAAACGGACAATAGTAGCAGCCATATCCTTGTCCTGTGAAGAGTATGGAGACCAGGGGCTGAACCCCTTGGAGATTCAAGGTCAACCCTGAAGGCAAGCCACCTATATCAGCAGAGGCACGCGCTGAGTGTTCTAGAAGCAGGCTGATAAGCATCATTTCTAACCTCAAGACTAGTTGCAGCTGTTGGGGGTGGCTACTGTTCGCCCACCTTCCTCTTGTAATTTTCCTAAGGAAATGAGGTTCAACAGATTCCTGGATACATTTTCTAGAGTTTTGTATATAAGCAAGTGGATTTGAATGGCACAAGGGGTGGATCATGGTGGAGTTCATAGTGTGCTGCCCAAATTTTTCCCTTCCGCATCTAAAGTGCTTCTTCCCCAGCTGCTCTGAGTGTTGGCAGTCAATGTCTCTCAGCTGAATTTCCTCTGTGAGCCTGCCCTCAGCTGAAGACAGCTGCCTTGCCTAGAGTTGTGTCCTCTTCCAGGAGCAGCCAGCAGCCAGGACTGGTTCAGATAGGGGTATAAAAGTCTGGCCCCTCGACCTCATTTGTGCCATCACAGTTCTAAAGCTCCCTGTGGGATTGCCAAGATATGGGCTGCAATTGCATCACAATAACAAGTCTCCTTCTTACTCTCAGCCAACCCTGCTTCAACATCTTCATCTAAGAGTTTACTTTCCAGAGAAACCAGTTGGTGACATCCCTGATTCCTAGCTGTGATCTGTGTGACATCAGAAAAGGTAAACACCTCCAATGCTTCGTGCCCAGAGTTTTATACTCCAGACCCTGGTGATGCTATTCCAATTGGAGGTAAATTGGGTTCAGGATTCCTTGAGAGAGGACAGAGTAACTTGGCATAGGGGATGTGAGCAAATTCTGTTCAGTCCTTCACAGAGGGCACCTCTTCCCTCTACTCCCCTTCTTGATTTCCTCATTAAAGTTGACCTGAAACCTGAGGGTCTACTGATCCCAATGAGCTATTCCGGGGCCATCCCATGGCTGGTGCCTTCCTCTTGGACAGACTGACCTCTGGAGGTACATCCTGACTGATGTTTAGGACTGAAGTTTGCTAGGCTATAGGAGAGGCAGAGAGGTTTGTTGTACTCAGAGTAAGGACCAGTGATTGCTCAGAGTGGGAGCCCTTCTGTAGTAGATACACAAAGCTCTCTGATGGTTTCTGGAGTCCATGCTTGTACTTGAGGCTCTCATAGAGAACTCttacagaaatagagaaattatacCAGTTACCCTGGCCCCTGTCTGACTTGGGCTTATGAGTATAGAATCTTCTGACAACATTCCCTCCCCCAATGGGTGGAGCTAGTGATGCTTTCCAAGAGGTAGTACTCTCAGAATAGGAGAGCTTGGTGGGTCATTGGTCAGATCCTTTAAAAGATATTAATATACCCTTATTATGAATGGGGTAACTAAAGCCCAAAGTAACAGTGACATAGAGCAGTTCTTTGTCTGAGATGAAACTGAGGTCTTCTGCCTCCTAGATCAGTGCCCTTCCTAATGTCTTACTCTGTTTTTCATATTGCCTTGTGCCATGGCCACCACACATAGTGGTCCAAGGGGGGCTGTCTTATGGATGGTGCCCCGGGAGCTTTGCATGCAGTGGCCCTGCTGGGCATGCATGACACAGCAGGCCATTGGCCCTCCAGATCAATGGCCTTAGACCACACAGAGTTACACCAGCAGGGTACCTGTGACCCATTTTTTCCCTTGGGGACATAGTTGGTCTCTGTGTTCAGGCACATGAGTAACATGACCAATGGAAATGCAGgctgattttgtatgctgaaagGGAATTCTGATTTAAGCTGCTTATACATAAAGATGAGGTCCTGTCCATTTGATTGGAAGTTCTCAGGCTGGTAAAGTTAAGGTGTGAGTAAAGAGTGATAGAGAGAAGTTAATTTTCTGAGTCTAAGAAGCTAACCTTTAATTACAGCTTTGTGGCATTTAGAAAGTGTCCATGTCACTGGTTCTACGTCTCTATCCACAGTATTTGGCGTTCCACCCTGCCTCAGTCATTCTTGCAATTACCTTCTCCCCCACCCGCTCCATCTACCAATGCCCAGTTCCATAACCCCCATACACTGCAATAGTGAGTAAAgttcttctcccttctcttcccgaTCCAGCCCATGGGCACCTGGCTGCTCTTCCTGAAGCCCTTCATAGTGTGGTCATGGCTCTTCTTGCCACTGAACTAAAACTTGCAATGCCTGCTATTCCTAGAGTGACCACATGCTCCAGTTGGCTTAGGACAGGGTTAATTTATATCTGTTCTTCCAGAATAATAACAGATAATACCACTTTTTTCTCTCAAAAGCATCCGAACTTGACTGGTAAGAATGTTCACCTTACATGGAGCACAAATTCTGCTCCTAGACAGGCTGGCCTCAGACTTCTTTCCAAATTTCCCCACCATTTCACACAGACTCCAACACTGACACCTTTTGATGAGCTCCCACCCAACTGGGTAAACACACCATGATCATTCCTACTTCTTGGATTTAGCTCAAGCAACACCTCTTCTCTTCTACCTAGACTGAAATACCTCCAGCAGAGCCTCTCCACTTTGTGCATGCACCAAGACCTACTTTAAGCTCCACCTCACCTGTAAATCCTTCACCTAAACCTCTGGTCAAGGGTCATTTAGCTTTCCTCTGATTTTCCCAATGTTGGTCATGTCTGCCTAGTCTGGTTGGAAGACGGAGGAGTAGGGTTGGGTGGAGGGAGATATCATGGGGCTGTTAAAATAGGAAATAACTGTTGAAAATGGGAATCAGAGGGCTGGAAGGGGTTTGTCAGTTTCACCCTGCATTTCAATGAAGACCACCTAAGCCAAAAAGTCATTTCCCAGGAACACAGTTCCCACCCCCACAACCAAGCCCCTCCCGTCCACAGTTATCTTTCTCCCATTCAGCTCAGTGTGGATTTCCCACCAAAAATTACAACTGGGgactataataaaatatgaacatattttatttctccataaaACAACATTTACTTCCATTTAATGAGTCACACATTGGGTTTACAAGAACAATGAAATTTTCATGCTGATGCTCTTTGCCAGGGCCTTTACAAGATTccagggaggaagcggggagatGGGGAACACTGCCCACACATGCAAGGGGATCCAACTGGGGCTCCCTGGGGGTAAGGGGCCTGCACAAAGctttacagtttaaaaataactgatattCGTGGAAAAGTTTTAAAGCCTCAATAAATTAAATGCAAtagactttaaatatatatagagagatacatATAATAAAACCCATTCCCTTTGGATGATAATCTCATAACAtattataagaaaggaaaacaaatcaaccAACACTCAGGCTCTGGTTTGGTTTCAAAAATGGTGATTATTTATGGCTTTGGAGTTAAAGATTTTTGGTCCAGGTACTTCATGGAATCCTGCACCCACTTTGCCTTGGGGTCAGCACAGATATCCttgcccagtttggtcttgaagCTGTGGGAAATAGAGGATGCAATTGAAAATATTGTTCTTGAAAATTCTGCCCGTTTGACCCTAAATATTTCAGGACCATTTGCCATCGGGGAAAGAGTTGCCATGGTAGGGAGGACGGATGAGACGCCCAGGTTAGATGCTGCTCTTGATGGCCTAGTAAAGCCATCTTTGCTCTTGACTTTGATGTGACCTCCACAAGCTCCCAGGCAGGGAGCTGGGAGTGAATATTCATTTGTGAAAATATGTGAATTGGACTGTAGAAGTTAAACTGTCAGAATCTATGACTCGTAGTAACTGTGACACAGTTCTTGACTCTGTGCCCGAGGCATTAATTTTTTGTCTAGAGGAGGTCGATCTTTGTTTACTTACACCACAGCATTATAGGGACATCTGCCACTGCTGATTCTTCTGTAGCTCTCCAGTCGCTTAAGGGGTATCTTCCTATTGGCCAGGGTAAAGCAGCAGGAGGTTGGGACGAAAGctgaattttgggggaaaaaaagaacagaaaaaaagtgaGCCACTTGATGGTCCATAGACATTTCCAAGCGTGACTTTGTAAGGGAAGTTAGGAGAAAGCAAGGAGTTGCAAGAGGTGGAGGTAGAATCTCTCTGCTCTGAAGTCCTGAGTGTCTGGAGGATGCTGTCCTGTGCCTTCAGCATCCTCCCCTGTGCATTAAGGACTCATCATTACTGTTGAGGGCATGAAAAAAGCTTGGTCAATGTGACAAACACTAGCTCTGTCATTATAAAGACCTATGTGGCCATGTGATAGTTATGGTGTTATTCACCAAATTTTCTCCATCTTCTGCTTTTGAGGCACAAGGTGGACTTGCATTTCTTGGCCACTTTTGTTTGGTTCAGGCATTAATTAGTTTTGATCAATAAGAGAGGGGACAAAGTGACATGTGTCATTTTTGAGCCACTGTGCATTCCCTATAGAAGACTCCTGAgacctttctttttctgtatcaCAGTATCCCTCAATGTTCCCAAGGGCAACTTTCCCATCAGTCTAGAATCCTGAGTATCAAATGCAGAAGCCTGAGCCCATACATTATAGATATGTAGTACAAGTGAGAAAGTAACTTTTGCTAATTTAGATAATTCTGTTAAGTCATTGATAAGTTAGAACTGTTACCATGGCATGCACTGGCTGAGTGGGACTGACACACTCAGTAAATTTGTCACCAGAGTATGGAAAAATGAGTTATACAACAAATCCCCTAGATAATTTTCCCAAACAGTGTCAAAATATCTCACCTCAAGAGATCCCCCTGGGACCTCATTCTTCTCTTAGCCACTGTCTCTGAAAGCTGTCCTGGAGTCAAGTTAACGTGAGCTTCTAATCAATAGATTTCCCACCTCCCCTACTTCCAAAAATGCCCACCATGCCCACAGCAAGAAAGAGCCTTCCTTTAGTGTGCCCCATTCCCAAACACTGTATGGGTAGCTGAGTATAGATACACTTAGCATCCCTCTTGAATGTGGGGACATCCTCGGGGGCCTGGGCTTCTAGTTCTGGCTCTTCCAGTGACTGGATGTGAGGTTGTGACATTTCTTGTCCACTCACAAAACCTGTTTCCCTATCTTTCAAATGGAGAATTTGCAGTGATTCTCTATAGATTCTTGCTGACCTGGTATCTCTGGAGGTGGTTACCTTTCCTGTAAGGAGGTGGGGGGCTTACCTGGCTGAGCGAGCACCTCGGGGCTGAAAGCAGCTGCTATGAGCAGCAGCCACAGAAATGTTGCGGAGAACTTCATACTGGAGGCTGAGGGTGTGAGCTCTGGTGTGAGAGGTGGTGGTTTCTGGGTTGATCTCAATCCCTCTGCTCCTCTGGCTCTTCTGCCTGCCTTTTATAGGGAGCAGAGGGTGTGAGAACTTCCATGGAAGCCTTTGCATACGCAGGGTCATGATAAAGGGGGGTCCTGAATTGCTGAACAAATTCCAGATCTTAGGAATTCAAGCAGAACAGAAGAGAGGCAAGCTAGTGGGAGGAACTtggtctatttttttatttatctggatCTTGCTGTGAGAAAGGAGGGAAATATGTGATTATGAAATGCAATCAAACATCTGTAGTAGGGGAAAGAAGCAAGGAAACCAAGGGCCTTGAGGATGAGTTGATCTAAGAATCTCCCTTGATTCCTGTGCTCACATGGTGGTCTTGAGGATTTTGGAGGCCAGGAAGGGGCCCTAAAACTTCCATTAGGCTCCCATCCAGATGCAAGAAGAGCTCATTAGCCCTGCACATGGTTGCATCTATGTGAACCAGGAAGGACCACACATTACAGCTTTGCTGCTGTTTTAAGACAGTGATCATAAAATCTTAGTGCCCTGCAATTTTAGCATGATGGGACATCAGAACTGGATAGTTTCTATTAATCTTGACTTCTGGGACACTTTTAAACCATTTGCTTAGCTGCTAAAGCCCTTTTCCGAATGGAATTAAACTCCAACTCATCAAATACACCATAGTGAAGTGGGTTTGTTTGAAACAGAATAGGCAGCCTCCTGTGTTTTTATACCCCAGGTATCCAGGGAACACATTTGGAAAACCACTCATCTAGTTACCCTCTCACTCTATGAGCACACGTTGCAGACAAGGTATCTGATGGCTAAAAATATCAAAGAGAAAGGGGGCACAAGAACCCATACATAGCCCCTTGTTTATAACTCTAGGCCTACTAGTTGGAGAGGGAATAAGGGAGGCAAAGTCTTTAATGGAGTCACTGCAGTGGATTACAGCCTTGAATACTGGTGTGGAGGTACTGTTAACCTGTTTCCTGGTTTTTCCTTCACAGTCTCATATCAAATTGATTGATTGGTGTGGTAGCACAGACAGAGTGTTAAAGACTGAGTACTTGCCTTTGGTTAGTCAAATACTGCGTTGTGGTTGACTGGTGATGTCTGCCAGGGGCACAGGATTAGAGAGGGCTCTTGCTGTCCTACAAGGTCTCTGAGTGCCCATCCAGGATACTTGGTCTATAATTACCAAACAGAGGCCAAAAAGCTTGGGTCTTCCCTGTTCTTTCCTGCTCTATTCCAGGGGGGTTGGTCTAATGTAGAGTCTGAATCCACGATGTCTGCATTTGCATGATGGCTCTGTGACTGACTAGCTGTGATACCGTGGACAATTTACTGAACCACTCTCTGCTGGGTTAGAGCAGGATACCAATCACGTGTACTTTAGGAAATTGTGTGTGAATTAAATGAGTTCATTTATCTAAAGTGCATAGAATGATTAGATCACTATGGGTACTCAGTGagtaaaagttaatattttttattattagaaaatggggccgggcatggtggctcatgcttgcaatcccagcattttgggaggctgaggcagacagattatttgagtcaggagttcaagaccagtctggccaacatgttgaaaccctgtctctactaaaaatacaacaaattagccaggcatggtggcacgtgccagtagtctcagctactcaggaagctgaagcacaagaattgcttgaacacaggttgcagtgggcagagatcatgccactgcactctaacctgggcaaaaGCAGAtcctccatctcacacacaaataaaaagaaaaaaaaatttgtgtatgTGGGAGCAGATTGGGAGAATGCTGGAAAATGACTCTGAGTCTGGATGTTTCTCCAAATAGTCTTCTAACTTTTCCACTGCTTGCAAGTACAGACATGTTACCCCAGGGATGGTTTCCAAGAATGCCTGCACATGTGGAAGAtatgaggttttaaaaaatgtatcaataGAATAAATTTGGAATATTCTTGacctcagagatttttgtctgacGTGGTTTGATGATTGTTTCTGtagtaataataatttcataACTCTGGCAGGAATTTAAAGGGCATGATCAGCAAGtgacttttcatttttgtgttttcatcaaaaaatggCCTTGATTTTACTTTGGATTTACTCCAAACCTGAAACACCTCAGTGGCTCAGtgggaataaataaaatcagtctTTTGACATCCAAGCTCTGCAGTTGTTTCATCCAGCTCCCTGCCTGTCCTTAGAAAGTGGGGGCAGCTTCAAGAgctttgtctcatttttttttagaggtttCCTTTTCAGCAGTGACCTAGAGTAGACCCATTACTTGCCTGTGATTTGGTATCCAATAAATGGGGTGCCTTGATCAGGAATGATCCTGAGTGATGGACAGGAAATGGATCCCCACCTTGTGAAAACAAAATCTTGACTtctaaatagttatttttttctctttcttttggaaaaggtatttattattatattattattatactttaagttctgggatacatgtgcagaatgtgcaggtttgttacataggtatacatgtgccatggtacttttctgcatccatcaacccatcatctacattaggtatttgtcctaatgatctccctccccttgcccccaacccaccaacagaccccagtgtgagatgttctcttccctgtgttcatgtgttctcattgttcaactcccacttctgagtgagaacatgtggtgtttggctttctgttcctgtgtaagtTCGCTGAGAAGggtggcttccagtttcatccatgtccctgcaaacgacatgaattcattttttatggttgcatagtattccatggtgtatacgtgccacattttctttattcagtctattattaatgggcattcgagttggttccaagtctttgctattgtaaatagtactgtaataaacatatgtgtgcatgtgtctttatagtagaataattcatAATCCTTTGTGTACATAcacaataatggaattgctgggtcaaatgatatttctggttctagatccttgaggaattgccacactgtcttccacaatggttgaactagtttatacttacaccaacagtgtaaaagtgttcccatttcttcacatcctctccagcatctgcagtttcctgactttttaatgatcactattctaactgacACGTGATAGTATCTCATCTtgtttttgatttaaatttttctaatctcagtgatgatgagctttttttcatgtttgttggccagataaatgtcttcttttgagaagtgtctgtttatgtctttcacccactttttgatggagttgtttggtttttttcttataaatttgtttaaattccttgtaggttctggatattagccctttgtcaggtggatagatcccaaaatttttctcccattctataggctgcctgttcactctgataattgcttcttttgctgtgcagaagaagctctttagcttaattagatctcatttgtcaattctggcttttgttgcaattgcttttggtgttttagtcatgaa
Encoded here:
- the CCL11 gene encoding eotaxin, with product MKFSATFLWLLLIAAAFSPEVLAQPAFVPTSCCFTLANRKIPLKRLESYRRISSGRCPYNAVVFKTKLGKDICADPKAKWVQDSMKYLDQKSLTPKP